In Garra rufa unplaced genomic scaffold, GarRuf1.0 hap1_unplaced_080, whole genome shotgun sequence, the genomic window GAGGATCATCAGTGACTCTAGCCAGCCGTCCCACAGACTGCTCTCTCTGCTGCCCTCAGGAAGACGCCTCCGCAGCATCCGATCCCGTACTAGCCGACTAAGGGATAGCTTTTTCCCCACGGCTACCAGGCTAATGAACAATCAGAACTAACACACCTAGCAGCATACTCCCACTATATCATATGCCACGCACTGCCCTTTATCACTGGACCCTATGCACACATTGCACCTAATACAATAATATATCTGTTATACTgtaaaccagtgttgtttttgacaaccatcttagatttagtcttagtcttagtcttttggactaaaatgcttcttagttttagtcaaattttagtcacttctatatgtgatagttttagtccaattttagtcaaagaaaagtcaaaaaggttttagtctagttttagtcaaaaaaaggggtaaaagtagtcttttaacaaattaatgtaggtcagtaagtattttgctgttgggtagtgtcacttataagttctgaaaatagcagatctatagttcaacacaatgtgagcttccggatcgactattttcaccaataattacaataatgaaggaatgttttagaacataaaagacaaaaaaggatggaatgctaaaacggcttgcactactagtatagcaaagagtatttaatgctaaaacggcttgccatagcgtcagatactttttaagtttaaattggcatgcacaataagcagaaatgtcatgcattttaaacgtctgacggaccacccacacattttcgtctattctcgtctcgtcaacgaaaactcacgcacgtcttgtcatgttttagtcatcaacgagccatttttatctcatcatcgtctcgttatcgtcatggaaaaaaagtggcgtcaacgaaatgatttcgtcatcgtcatcgttgacgaaaacaacactgctgtaaACCATCCAATACACATCCATGTCCTTGCATATCCAATCTATACATAATCCACTGCACCGTTGCACTGTTGACAATCTTCCTtagtggaatctgagtgtgctacacacaggtgagtgggccATACAAACCACCTGTAGCATCACACTCTGCTCTATTTGCACACTCACAATAtgaataatatatgtgaccctggaccacaaaaccagtcataaggttaaatttgtcaaaactgagatttatacatcatatgaaagctcaataaataagctttctattgatgtatagtttgttaggataggacaatatttggccgagatacatctatttgaaatcggaaatctgaggatgcaaaaaaatcaaaaagactgagaaaatcaccttgaaagttgtccaaattaggttcttaacaatgcatattacaaatcaaaaattacattttgatatgtttatagtaggaattttacaaaaaatcttcatggaacatgaactttacttaatttcttaatgatttttggcataaaagaaaaatcaaaaattttgacccatgcaatgtatttttggctattgctacaaatataccccagcgacttaagactggttttgtggtccagggtcacatatgtttataATTGCACTGAAATCTTTGCACTATGTGCTATCCTCCCCAATCTCTCTTCTGCCCAATTTCATATAAAAATACCTCTTTTGCACATTTCTTGAAAATACAGCTCTACTTGCACTGTATTGCTAAGTCTAATCGTACACTGTGTGtactatgtatgtatgtatgtatgtatatattgcaTATTGTCACTCTGTATAATCCTGTAGGTATGTAACTGTCTGTAAATTGTCCCAGCACTGTCCGGAGCTCGCTCCCAAGAATTTCACTCACCTAGGCACAGGTGCTGTGGTGATGTGACAATAaaagtgatttgatttgatttgatttgatctaATTATTTAGATGTGTTATTTAGTGCTTTAGAAATAAATTTGAACTTTAAACtttgaattaatttattaaaatacaaattatatcaGTTGCTGTATGATATATGACAATGTCAAGAAATGTTAAAAGAGATAAAAGCCACAGCATAACAGGGTTACACAGAAGGTACAGGCTCATTTAAACTGTCAGTTTGCAATGAATATTAAAGAACTCTTAAGTAATACAATCCTCCAGTGCAGACTGCTTTTCTCAGCACCTGCctggcatataaaagaaataaaaggcTACACTCATAACTACATCCACATTTGTGAATACAGGATGTACCACAAGGGTGAGCTGTGAATTATAACTTGTCAAACACTGAGTTGTGCTAGCGCTCGTCACAGTACCTGCTCAATCTCAATAGAGGGTGATGTTACAGGCTGTCCAATCATTTGATCAGGCAGGGCTGTGGCTGCCTCCTGACACTCATGATTAATTTAAACCAGGAAGCTGCAAGCGTACACCAGTCCTGCCAAGTCACCATGGCTGCAGCAGGAGAGGTGAAGGGAGGGGCCTGGCGTCTCTGGGGACCTGCTGctgaaaaagagaaaagagaTGAAGAGAAGAGATGCCTCGCCCCAGCCGCACACAGCAGAGCTGCAGGGAAACAGCACTCCTCTCCATGGCTAATGTCATACATCTCATCTTACTACTCCTTTACTGTGATGGGATGAACACAGGTATGTGCATGTCTGCTTTCTAGTGTAATGCAACATTTATGAGgccttgttgttgttgttttcgaGCTTTGACCTTGTTATCAGTTAGTCTGAATTAAAGTCTCCTGATCTGTGTTTTTTCAGTGTTTCTAGGGGATGTTAAAGTAATTGTACAatgatgtttttaatattaagcTGAGTTAAAGCTTGTAAGTAATGCAAGTTTCATTTAACCTTGACTAGGCCCGTCTCTCAAAGGTGAATGGTTAGTAGTGTTGTTTATTCAGTGCAACATCATAtagcatgtctttttttcttttcttttttcttttagaaaCAACTCCTTCCCCAGAGTCTGATCCTGTAATTACAACACGGAAAGCTGTATCCAAAGGTACGGTTATCCCTGTCATGTCGTCATGTCTTATTAGCCAGTATAAGTATTCATTTGAAATCAATAGATGTATTTGTAAATGCACAATTTATACAATTATTACAGGACAAATTAAGCAAAAGTGaaaatttactgaaaatgtacttagcctcaggccatccaagatgtagatgagtttgtttcttcatctgaacagattgggagaaatttagcattacatgatTTGCTCACTAATGGAGCCTCTGCAGTGAACGGGTGCCACCAGAATGAGTTCAAACTGTTTACAATAATAAAGTAATTCACACTAAATTAACATCTTGTCAAGTGAAATATTGCATGTTGTAGCAAACAAATTAATCACTGAGACATTCTTAACTTCAAACTCTTGCAAAATATGAgccctctatccataatattgccttcttcagtgaaaaagtcatttcatcgtacagatcaagcactgtttacatcagttgcatccactcttaaaaataaaggtgctttaaaaggttcaaaggtttttttaaagaaccatctctttcttaccattttataatctgaaggaacttctttcgccacaaagaaccttttgtgaaacacaagggttcttcagatgttaaaggttctttatggaaccgtttagacaaagagggttcttctacggcattgtgaagtacctttatttttaagagtgtagcaagTCAACAAAAACATTTGGGCCCCCCAAACGTTATAGGTTAAagaattactccacttccaaaataaaaatttcctgataatttactcactcccatgtcatccaagatattcatgtctctctttcttcagtcaaaaagaaattaagctttttgaggaaaacattccaggatttttctccatatagtggacttcaatggtggccaacagattgaaggttaaaaaagcagtttcagtgcagctctaaatgatcctagctgaggaatCTAGTGAAACAACTGGTTATTtcctaaaaaatgttttttataaattttctaacctcaaatgctcgtcttgtctccaTTATATgtggaaaaatcctggaatgttttcctcaaaaagcttaatttctttttgactgatgaAAGAGAGACATGAATATATTGAATgacatggtggtgagtaaattatcaggacatttttattctgaaagtggagtaatcctttaatgtgGGCTCCAAAGCTcattattgttgtcttttctgaggtaaattaCATTACATGATTATTCACAAGCAGTTTTACTGAtggtataaatgcttggaaataatatttaacatgtagcgcaccagccacccaataatttggagaaaaaaagaaaaatagctgTGGTGCATCTTAAGGacattttcaaaaaaagaaaagaaaattacattcagataataaaaacagaaatagtttTTGTCCTTTGTTTAGATCACAATTTTAAACATTCTATAACTGATGTTAATTGAAAGTTTAAAGAGTAAAGAGTAGAAGAATAAAAACTACAGTATGCATAAATGGCATTTGAAAAGTAACAAAACAAATGTGGTAAACGATGTGGTAAAAATGTTTattgtaaaacattaaaaaactttcaCAAAAAAGGGAATTTATTACACTGTCTTTTAACAAGTTTTGTGTCATTTTGTGTacataattgacacaaattgtgtagcTATAACACATTAGTGTGTAAAATTAGCAGGAATAACACATGGCTTTGTTAAACTAACTAGATAACTAACAGAGTTCTAGTGTGCTAAGAACAACACAGGTTAAGTTGTTTTCAACACAtccttttaagagtgtacttttaataaaaacaaactaaTGAGAACCCACCACATATATTCTTATACCTATGATCCCACTATAACACCATGTGTGCAAGTGCTCTTGGTATTTATGTTGGTATTCAATAGACTGGAGtcatatggattacttgtggattattgtgatgtttttatgagctgttcagactctcattctgacggcacccattcactgtagactAGAGGATTCTTTGGTTGAGCAAATtatgtaatgctgaatttctccaaatctgtttagatcttggatggcctgaggatgactttaatttttaggtgaattatTCTTTTGAAATATGAATTTATCATTTTGCAGTAAggtaatcaaaaatatcttaatctacTAGACAAAATACACTGAATTGTACATAACTGCAGAGGTTTGTTTTGCTGATTGGGCTACAATTTCTTGGCATGCAGGTCAAAATCAAGTCATTATTGAAGAGCTTGCAATCCTGACACCTCAATATATAGAGCTTTTATGTAACCTAACTGATATACCAAATAACCCTCCGTACATTACTGGCTATTGGACTAAAGATGGACAAGACATTGAAAACTCTGAAGAAACTGTAAATAGAATCAATGAACAGTATGTCCTTAAAAAGACGTAAGTGGATGCCTATTTCAGAAAATAATCGTGTGTAATTtctaatgtcaaaaaaataatgcaaataagACATGTTAAAGAAGTAAATAAGCAATTCAGTATTACTAAACAATGATTTGACACCGCTTTAAGTTGTTTAACCTTTCTAGATTCAGCATACAAGCCAGAGACCTGGGAAATTATTCCTGCATCTTCAGAGAAAATAAAGCAGAAGTAACATTTGTTTTACATGGTATGTTGTCATTTTATCCATGTATACAATCATATTtatcattttgaattatgttaacctgtgtattttgctttttttctcAAGTTCCTGTAATAAAAGACAAAAGAGACAAGCCGGTAGTGAGCTACACCAGAGATTCAGTTGTGCTGGAGTGTAAACTCAAATACACACCAAACACCTGGAACTGGTACAAGGCAAACAACACTGAAAAGGTGaagttttttttaatctattttaatctatattttatcatttaatttcattttctgAAAATGATTTTAAAAGTTGTACTTAAAGGGAACACtgaatgcaaaattcactttgacatggtgtttgcatatacagttgaggtcaaaagttacatacaccttgtagaatctacaaaatgtgaattattttaacaaattaagagggatcatacaaaattaaggttattttttatttactacagagctgaatacgatatttcacataaaagacacttacagtccacaagagaacataatagttgttcaaaagtttacatacgcttgattcttaatactgtgttgttacctgaatgactcacagctgtttttttgtttttgtttgtttagtgatagttgttcatgagtcccttgtttgacctgaacagttaaactgcctgctgttcttcagaaaaatcctcaagGTCCTTTGGTTCTttcgtttttcagcatttttgtgtatttgaatctatTCCAACAATgattatgattttaagatccatcttttcacactaaggacaactgagggactcatatgcaactattacagaaggttcaaacactcactgatacaCCAGacggaaaaacaatgcattaagagtcgggggtgaaaacttttgaacacaatgaaaatgtgtacatttttcttattttgcctaaatatctttttttttttcatttagtactgcctctccgaagctacagaagatagttacatgtttcccagaagaaataagataaaataagttaatttaccctgatcttacacggctcttaatgcatcgcgttTTCTTCCTCATTtttatgaagaccctaaagaatcatacactgtaaaaagttttcaccagtttcaacttaaaaacttaagtttagcagctgccttaaaatgttaagttaaatcaacttaagtcatttaaactcccaagttaaatcaactaattttgattgtaataagttaaaatgacttgtagttttaagctgatttaacttaaaaacttaaggcagctgctgaacttaggtttttaagttgaatctggtgaaaactttttacagtataccaacttgtggaaaatggccatccaaTGTCCTCTTTAATATTTAGTCAACAATAACACTGTTCACATCAATGTTTTTCTCTTCATAGGTGCTCATCAACGTTACGGCAAACCCTCTGAACTACAAGATCTATATTAATGGAAATGAAACCAAACTGACAATACTCAATCTGACTGAAGAAGATTCTGGAAAGTACATATGCAGCGCTGAGTTTGATATCAAACCCAGTGAGTCTTACATAGAGCTGAAGGTCTTGTCGTACACAGAGCCTCTCAAACCCTTCATTGCCATAGTGGTTGAAGTCATTGTCCTGGTCACACTGATTTTGCTTTGGGAAAAATGCAGCAAGCCACAACATGACAGCTCTTCCACAGGAGGTACAGTAAACTTTCATGAATAAGAGGAGTATATAAGgaataatcattttaaaattaacAAAGGGTTTATTCATTTGCAGAGAATGATGTCTGCTCTGAACAAACCACCAAACTGTAAGTGTTCAGAtcagtttgtatgattttaaaaattCACTCAAGATATGATTTCAGACATTTTATGTGGTGGTGCTCATTTTTGTTCTAGCACTCGTGACGAGAGCAATGGAGTGGAAAACAACACAGCAAGACAAAGAAAACTGGACCACTGAGGTTTTCATTTTAACAGATGAAAAAGAATGTGTGATTGCGTAAAACCGTTTTATTCCACTTTAGAATCTTGTGGCTTGAATCACACGGTAATAAGCAATAAGGGTTTTTGCCTAAACTAcacatatcatatatatatatattgtatatcatATATATTCAATACTACACAAGTATGCATGTTTTCATAATCTTCAATATAGTGTTATTGTTAA contains:
- the LOC141316184 gene encoding embigin-like — protein: MANVIHLILLLLYCDGMNTETTPSPESDPVITTRKAVSKGQNQVIIEELAILTPQYIELLCNLTDIPNNPPYITGYWTKDGQDIENSEETVNRINEQYVLKKTFSIQARDLGNYSCIFRENKAEVTFVLHVPVIKDKRDKPVVSYTRDSVVLECKLKYTPNTWNWYKANNTEKVLINVTANPLNYKIYINGNETKLTILNLTEEDSGKYICSAEFDIKPSESYIELKVLSYTEPLKPFIAIVVEVIVLVTLILLWEKCSKPQHDSSSTGALVTRAMEWKTTQQDKENWTTEVFILTDEKECVIA